A part of Melittangium boletus DSM 14713 genomic DNA contains:
- a CDS encoding ATP-binding protein: MLLSAVAGFTLWTEVRTSHDVAMRFQEALDRAGLIGRIRVDAISLESAIEAHIRATDDSERQAANEVMEDILADVREASHEYTRTLPREDTLVVWQRFNQACNRLAEQVRAAALLSNRQEAERARHHLVAQVRPVAEEIDGLAGQLTKENADESRMLLSHLASLRARNLGFGGGVTLVAMLVSLVVGLHITSVLGRQDATIQAQMKELDRRNQELDAFTQRVAHDLMGPLSPLKGYLTLLRRSGAVKDAQALELVSLSESSAVRMGELIEALLRFCRSGTRGERMVGELDTAVTTLLLEVSQTAAAQGVALERDVSAGVKVACPSQLLQLIAQNLLSNAVKYTAGRPEARVSVRVGREGGEAVLEVSDNGVGMSEDTQGKLFQPFFRAPETRGIPGHGLGLATTRRLVEAHEGTLLLRSTPGAGTRVTVRFPLAAEAAPAVLGVG, encoded by the coding sequence ATGCTGCTGTCGGCGGTGGCGGGCTTCACGCTCTGGACGGAGGTGCGCACGAGCCATGACGTGGCCATGCGCTTCCAGGAGGCGTTGGACCGGGCGGGTCTCATTGGCCGCATCCGGGTGGACGCCATCTCCCTGGAGTCCGCCATCGAGGCCCACATCCGCGCCACCGATGACTCCGAGCGGCAGGCCGCTAACGAGGTGATGGAGGACATCCTCGCGGACGTGCGCGAGGCCTCTCACGAGTACACGCGCACCCTGCCCCGGGAAGACACGCTGGTGGTGTGGCAGCGCTTCAACCAGGCCTGCAACCGCCTGGCCGAGCAGGTGCGTGCCGCGGCGCTCCTGTCCAACCGTCAGGAGGCCGAGCGGGCGAGGCACCACCTGGTCGCCCAGGTGCGTCCGGTGGCCGAGGAGATCGACGGACTGGCGGGCCAGCTCACGAAGGAGAACGCGGACGAGTCGCGCATGTTGCTCAGCCACCTGGCGTCGCTGCGCGCGCGCAACCTGGGCTTCGGTGGTGGGGTGACGTTGGTGGCGATGCTGGTGTCCCTGGTGGTGGGCCTGCACATCACCTCGGTGCTCGGGCGGCAGGACGCCACCATTCAAGCGCAGATGAAGGAGCTGGACCGGCGCAACCAGGAGCTGGATGCCTTCACCCAGCGCGTGGCGCATGACCTGATGGGGCCGCTGTCGCCGCTCAAGGGGTACCTGACGCTCTTGCGCCGCTCGGGCGCGGTGAAGGACGCGCAGGCGCTGGAGCTGGTGTCGCTGTCCGAGTCCAGCGCGGTGCGCATGGGGGAGCTCATCGAGGCGCTGCTGCGCTTCTGCCGCTCGGGGACGCGGGGCGAGCGCATGGTGGGCGAGCTGGACACGGCGGTGACCACGCTGCTGCTCGAGGTGAGCCAGACGGCCGCCGCGCAAGGCGTGGCGCTCGAGCGCGATGTGAGCGCGGGGGTGAAGGTGGCGTGCCCCTCCCAGCTCCTGCAGCTCATCGCGCAGAACCTGTTGTCCAACGCGGTGAAGTACACGGCGGGCCGCCCCGAGGCGCGGGTGAGCGTGCGGGTGGGGCGCGAGGGCGGCGAGGCGGTGCTGGAGGTGAGCGACAACGGCGTGGGCATGAGCGAGGACACGCAGGGCAAACTTTTCCAGCCCTTCTTCCGCGCGCCGGAGACGCGGGGGATTCCCGGCCATGGACTGGGGCTGGCCACCACCCGGCGTCTGGTGGAAGCACATGAGGGCACGTTGCTGTTGCGCTCGACGCCTGGCGCGGGTACCCGGGTGACGGTGCGTTTTCCACTCGCGGCCGAGGCCGCGCCCGCCGTCCTTGGAGTGGGTTAG
- a CDS encoding sigma-54-dependent transcriptional regulator has translation MSPAARILVVDDDPHARDLLKRLLGMLGEVSQASDPKMAATRLSEEGPFDLVFTDMMMPNAGDGLIVLNEVRAHLPDTPVIVVTAFGNIEGALDSIQQGAFDYLSKPFDVDAIVRVARRALEQKRLVEENRSLRKQVERGAMVGRSPALLEVYKQVARAAATAVPVLITGETGTGKEMVARALHRRSPRSNGPFIPVDCGAISESLMESELFGHARGSFTGATGARRGLFEEAHGGTLFLDEIGDVGPKVQAQLLRALQEGEIRRVGESAPVKVDVRVVAATNKDLKARVAEGLFREDLLYRLDVVHLQLPPLRERREDIPALVEHFAALQARGGVAPVVASEAMARLTAYDWPGNVRQLENVVARALALNVTGVLGPPDFPEPIGDAPRKLSGLTGDMPSLAELSRRYAAHVLQHVGGNKSEAARLLDVDRKTLYKLLEAHEPAGE, from the coding sequence ATGAGTCCCGCCGCCCGAATCCTCGTCGTCGACGATGACCCTCACGCGAGGGATTTGCTCAAGCGCCTGCTCGGCATGCTGGGCGAGGTGTCACAGGCCTCGGATCCGAAGATGGCCGCGACGCGTCTGAGCGAGGAGGGCCCGTTCGACCTGGTCTTCACCGACATGATGATGCCGAACGCGGGGGATGGGCTCATCGTGCTCAACGAGGTGCGCGCGCACCTGCCGGACACGCCCGTCATCGTGGTGACGGCGTTCGGCAACATCGAGGGCGCGCTGGACAGCATCCAGCAGGGCGCCTTCGACTACCTGTCCAAGCCCTTCGACGTGGACGCCATCGTGCGCGTGGCCCGGCGGGCGCTGGAGCAGAAGCGGCTGGTGGAGGAGAACCGCTCGCTGCGCAAGCAGGTGGAGCGCGGCGCCATGGTGGGCCGCAGTCCGGCGCTGCTGGAGGTGTACAAGCAGGTGGCGCGGGCGGCGGCCACGGCGGTGCCCGTGCTCATCACCGGCGAGACGGGCACGGGCAAGGAGATGGTGGCGCGGGCGCTGCACCGGCGCTCCCCGCGCTCCAATGGCCCGTTCATCCCGGTGGACTGTGGCGCCATCTCCGAGTCGCTGATGGAGAGCGAGCTGTTCGGCCATGCGCGGGGCTCGTTCACGGGCGCCACGGGCGCGAGGCGGGGCCTGTTCGAGGAGGCCCACGGGGGCACGCTCTTCCTGGACGAGATTGGCGACGTGGGCCCCAAGGTGCAGGCGCAGCTGTTGCGCGCGTTGCAGGAGGGGGAGATCCGCCGGGTGGGCGAGAGCGCGCCCGTGAAGGTGGACGTGCGGGTGGTGGCGGCGACGAACAAGGACCTGAAGGCCCGGGTGGCCGAGGGACTGTTCCGCGAGGATCTGCTCTACCGCCTGGACGTGGTGCACCTGCAACTGCCGCCCCTGCGCGAGCGCCGCGAGGACATTCCCGCGTTGGTGGAGCACTTCGCCGCGCTGCAGGCGCGGGGCGGGGTGGCGCCGGTGGTGGCGAGCGAGGCGATGGCGCGGCTGACGGCCTATGACTGGCCGGGCAACGTGCGGCAGTTGGAGAACGTGGTGGCGCGCGCGCTCGCGTTGAACGTGACGGGGGTGTTGGGTCCGCCGGACTTCCCCGAGCCCATTGGCGACGCGCCGCGGAAGCTCAGCGGCCTCACCGGGGACATGCCGAGCCTGGCGGAGCTGTCCCGGCGGTACGCGGCCCATGTGCTCCAGCACGTGGGCGGCAACAAGAGCGAGGCGGCGCGCCTGTTGGATGTGGACCGCAAGACGCTCTACAAGCTGCTCGAGGCGCACGAGCCGGCGGGAGAGTAG
- a CDS encoding secondary thiamine-phosphate synthase enzyme YjbQ has translation MYHAKEWTVATRGRGFHDITAEVQRAVAESGADQGLCTVFLHHTSASLLLCENADPDVREDLEAFFSRLVKDGDPLFRHDAEGPDDMPAHVRTVLTQNSLSVPIKGGKAHLGTWQGLYVWEHRTSPHQRRVTVSVVG, from the coding sequence ATGTATCACGCGAAGGAATGGACGGTGGCGACGCGAGGCCGGGGCTTCCACGACATCACGGCCGAGGTGCAGCGAGCGGTGGCGGAGAGCGGTGCGGACCAGGGCCTGTGCACCGTCTTCCTGCACCACACGAGCGCGTCCCTGCTCCTGTGCGAGAACGCGGATCCGGATGTGCGCGAGGATCTGGAGGCCTTCTTCTCCCGCCTGGTGAAGGACGGCGATCCGCTCTTCCGCCACGACGCGGAGGGCCCCGATGACATGCCCGCGCACGTGCGCACGGTGCTGACGCAGAACTCGCTGAGCGTGCCCATCAAGGGCGGCAAGGCCCACCTGGGCACCTGGCAGGGCCTCTACGTCTGGGAGCACCGCACCTCGCCCCATCAGCGCCGGGTGACGGTCTCCGTGGTGGGCTGA
- a CDS encoding alpha/beta hydrolase: MRRVSTRLGELDCQVVDAIPEGKNPELAVVLCHGYGAPATDLVPLARELVESQPELGSKVRFVFPAAPLSLASLGMPSGRAWFHLSPELAIGREHDWNVVQKTVPEGLAQTRRALTSLLSALSVATKLPYGKIVLGGFSQGGMVTTDLALRLEEAPAGLCILSGTLICQDEWKKWAAKRKGLPVLQAHGRYDDMLAFAQAEKLRDLLKEAGLLVDFLPFDGPHTIAPEELQRLAEFIHIRLQKR, encoded by the coding sequence ATGCGACGAGTGAGCACGCGACTCGGAGAGCTGGACTGCCAGGTGGTCGACGCGATCCCCGAGGGGAAGAACCCCGAGCTGGCGGTGGTGCTGTGCCATGGCTACGGGGCTCCGGCGACGGACCTGGTGCCCCTGGCGCGCGAATTGGTGGAGAGCCAGCCGGAGCTGGGGTCCAAGGTGCGGTTCGTCTTTCCCGCCGCCCCCTTGTCGCTCGCGTCCCTGGGGATGCCCTCGGGCCGGGCCTGGTTCCACCTGTCCCCCGAGCTAGCGATAGGGCGGGAACATGACTGGAACGTCGTCCAGAAGACCGTCCCCGAAGGGCTCGCGCAAACCCGGCGTGCGCTGACGAGCCTGCTGTCGGCGCTGTCGGTGGCGACGAAGCTGCCCTACGGGAAGATCGTCCTGGGGGGCTTCAGCCAGGGCGGCATGGTGACGACGGACCTGGCGCTGCGTCTGGAGGAGGCCCCGGCGGGGTTGTGCATCCTGTCGGGCACACTCATCTGCCAGGACGAGTGGAAGAAGTGGGCCGCGAAGCGCAAGGGCCTGCCGGTGCTCCAGGCCCACGGGCGGTACGACGACATGCTCGCCTTCGCCCAGGCCGAGAAGCTGCGCGACTTGTTGAAGGAGGCGGGCCTGCTGGTGGACTTCCTGCCCTTCGACGGGCCTCACACCATCGCGCCGGAAGAGCTGCAGCGGCTGGCGGAGTTCATCCACATCCGTTTGCAGAAGCGCTGA
- a CDS encoding peptidylprolyl isomerase, with protein MRMPLLKTGLLLLTLTACTEEKAAPPAPAKTQTPPSTTGAQSQTTPTPATPAPTPPPTETPPPPAGEQPEHGASAAPRTRPPAEKPGPWQKKALEGKDLYATMVTNQGNIVVKLFAKDAPLTVANFVGLANGEQEWTDPRTGKLQQKTPLYQNIIFHRIIPGFMIQGGDALGTGTGTPGYNFEDEFQSGRRFDKPGLLAMANRGRGTQSNGSQFFITVSTPGHLNGGHTIFGEVVKGYDVVEAMSKVQTGPMDKPVKDVVLKKVTLSDTQPK; from the coding sequence ATGCGCATGCCCCTCTTGAAGACCGGACTCCTCCTGCTCACGCTGACGGCCTGCACCGAGGAGAAGGCCGCCCCGCCGGCTCCCGCGAAGACCCAGACGCCGCCCTCGACGACGGGCGCGCAGAGCCAGACGACGCCCACCCCCGCGACCCCGGCGCCCACGCCTCCTCCAACCGAGACGCCTCCCCCCCCCGCCGGGGAGCAGCCCGAGCACGGCGCCAGCGCGGCGCCCCGCACGCGCCCTCCGGCGGAGAAGCCCGGCCCCTGGCAGAAGAAGGCGCTCGAGGGCAAGGACCTGTACGCCACGATGGTGACGAACCAGGGCAACATCGTGGTGAAGCTGTTCGCGAAGGACGCGCCCCTCACGGTGGCCAACTTCGTGGGCCTGGCCAACGGCGAGCAGGAGTGGACGGACCCGCGCACGGGCAAGCTCCAGCAGAAGACGCCCCTGTACCAGAACATCATCTTCCACCGCATCATCCCGGGCTTCATGATCCAGGGCGGAGACGCGCTGGGCACGGGCACGGGCACGCCGGGCTACAACTTCGAGGACGAGTTCCAGAGCGGCCGGAGATTCGACAAACCGGGCCTGCTCGCCATGGCCAACCGGGGCCGGGGCACGCAGAGCAACGGCAGCCAGTTCTTCATCACCGTTTCCACGCCCGGCCACCTCAACGGCGGGCACACCATCTTCGGCGAGGTGGTGAAGGGCTATGACGTGGTGGAGGCCATGTCCAAGGTGCAGACGGGCCCCATGGACAAGCCGGTGAAGGACGTGGTGCTCAAGAAGGTCACCCTCAGCGACACGCAGCCCAAGTAA
- a CDS encoding lipase/acyltransferase domain-containing protein, with product MAAVIKDVVVLLPGLLGSVLQREGKEIWGLSGSAIFRALFSGLGSVKSLTLKSDSGGELADDGVEATSVLPDTHLIPGLWKVDGYTRVAETLVGRLGLIPGANFFEFPYDWRRDIRFTAKRLARESARWLHTWRHSHGGSPDARLILVGHSMGGIVARYFLECLEGWKDTRALITFGTPHRGSFMALHALAVGFRKDLGPVNLVDLTEMVRSLPSAYQLLPMYPCVQLPDGRMVRPGEAAAIGQMDPSKAAQGLAFQREIMSAVESNARNTDYLERGYHLHPVVGTFQPTMQGARLNAAGGLDMLWSEPDGADHGGDGTVPRVSALPLEERHQVRAMYSPTAHASLQNAFEVLAHVEGVITGQHLQLDKYRDSLFGPAPRMLSLRMEDAFGHDEPVPVRVRPSAEPVALRAYVSHVKTGESFTEALVRGPDGAHEGTFRPLPPGLYRVSVKGGPEVIPVTDVFAVFHRAGELPDDEEPREFSVSPGGVPAPEWRSAEPPSGNVSLEHAAKLTVKDEGQTITRYPSVEPLIPARPGQALPLMVDLALAEVGAETESSGVQMAGLAADWKELPVKVRLLCAEMTFRPGADTGVVLVRRNDSSIAATLTGTVNPGASGELTVVATFEYEGRFCGAARRRVPVESSGTGGPGPSTPRSPSTPSSGGMGGMASASTRVEDEGRGTFSVEAGAQKPHLTVQIHRLDPGNPQRLYWTLHVAVPCEGLPARLSGDQNLGSDPAAFFQSVANTARELRSGEHFAWFLGLGKLLYQRAPTVFRETYKALRQQYGVGFPIQFITDDPHVPWELMAPADVPGAELLCMEHPVARWLLDYQTSLTSRLTRGDILTIAPDYQFHPHLAPLPQAQEESRQLSRRFRAVKVAGRRQPLMSLLGGSYPNRVGLLHFAGHGKYSVNNEVSPSCVYLEDGDLKTLEVRSSFTMLGMKSRPLVIFNACEVGTATDMLGGIGGWAETFVSEKFAGFIAPLWPVQDAHARTAVEQLVTDLWENHTPVGEALRRLRQREAKTSPTYLSYVYVGDVMARFAQATA from the coding sequence ATGGCCGCCGTCATCAAGGATGTCGTCGTTCTCCTGCCGGGTCTGCTCGGCAGCGTGCTGCAGCGCGAGGGCAAGGAAATCTGGGGCCTGTCGGGCAGCGCCATCTTCCGCGCTCTCTTCAGCGGCCTGGGCAGCGTGAAGTCGCTCACCCTCAAGTCCGACAGCGGAGGGGAACTCGCGGATGACGGCGTGGAGGCCACCTCGGTGCTCCCCGACACGCACCTCATCCCCGGCCTGTGGAAGGTGGATGGGTACACCCGCGTGGCCGAGACGCTGGTGGGCCGGCTCGGTCTCATTCCGGGCGCCAATTTCTTCGAGTTCCCCTACGACTGGCGGCGCGACATCCGCTTCACCGCGAAGCGGCTCGCCCGCGAGTCCGCGCGCTGGCTGCACACGTGGCGTCACAGCCACGGCGGCTCGCCGGATGCGCGGCTCATCCTGGTGGGCCACTCCATGGGCGGCATCGTCGCGCGCTACTTCCTCGAGTGCCTCGAGGGCTGGAAGGACACGCGCGCGCTCATCACCTTCGGTACGCCGCACCGCGGCTCCTTCATGGCGCTGCATGCGCTCGCGGTGGGCTTCCGCAAGGACCTGGGCCCCGTCAACCTCGTGGACCTGACGGAGATGGTGCGCTCGCTGCCTTCCGCCTACCAACTGCTGCCCATGTACCCGTGCGTGCAACTGCCGGACGGGCGGATGGTGCGTCCGGGCGAGGCCGCGGCCATTGGCCAGATGGATCCCTCGAAGGCCGCCCAGGGGCTCGCCTTCCAGCGGGAGATCATGAGCGCGGTGGAGTCCAACGCGAGGAACACCGACTACCTCGAGCGGGGCTACCACCTGCACCCCGTGGTGGGCACCTTCCAGCCCACGATGCAGGGCGCCCGGCTCAACGCCGCCGGGGGACTGGACATGCTCTGGAGCGAGCCGGACGGCGCGGATCACGGAGGTGACGGCACCGTGCCGCGCGTCTCCGCCCTGCCCCTGGAGGAGCGCCACCAGGTGCGCGCCATGTACAGCCCCACGGCCCACGCCTCGCTGCAGAACGCCTTCGAGGTGCTGGCCCACGTGGAGGGCGTCATCACTGGCCAGCACCTCCAGCTCGACAAGTACCGCGACTCGTTGTTCGGACCCGCGCCGCGCATGCTGTCCTTGCGCATGGAGGACGCGTTCGGCCATGACGAGCCCGTGCCGGTGCGCGTGCGGCCCTCGGCCGAGCCAGTGGCGCTCCGGGCGTACGTCTCCCATGTGAAGACGGGAGAGTCCTTCACGGAAGCGCTGGTTCGTGGCCCGGATGGCGCGCACGAGGGCACGTTCCGTCCGCTCCCGCCCGGCCTGTACCGCGTGAGCGTCAAGGGCGGCCCCGAGGTCATCCCCGTGACCGATGTCTTCGCCGTCTTCCACCGCGCGGGCGAGTTGCCGGACGACGAGGAGCCGCGGGAGTTCTCGGTGAGCCCGGGGGGTGTACCCGCGCCGGAGTGGCGGTCCGCGGAGCCCCCGTCCGGGAATGTCTCGCTGGAGCACGCGGCGAAGCTGACGGTGAAGGACGAGGGACAGACCATCACGCGCTACCCCTCGGTGGAACCGCTCATTCCCGCGCGCCCGGGACAAGCGCTGCCCCTGATGGTGGACCTGGCGCTCGCGGAGGTGGGCGCGGAGACGGAGTCCTCGGGCGTGCAGATGGCCGGGCTCGCGGCCGACTGGAAGGAACTGCCCGTCAAGGTGCGCTTGTTGTGCGCGGAGATGACGTTCCGGCCCGGAGCGGACACGGGCGTGGTGCTGGTGCGGCGCAATGACAGCTCCATCGCGGCCACCCTCACCGGCACCGTGAACCCGGGTGCTTCGGGCGAGCTCACCGTGGTGGCCACTTTCGAATACGAGGGCCGCTTCTGCGGCGCGGCCCGCCGGCGCGTCCCCGTCGAGTCCTCGGGCACGGGAGGCCCGGGCCCGTCCACGCCTCGCTCCCCCTCGACGCCCTCGTCGGGAGGCATGGGCGGCATGGCCTCGGCGTCCACGCGGGTGGAGGACGAGGGCCGGGGCACATTCAGCGTGGAGGCGGGAGCCCAGAAGCCGCACCTGACGGTGCAGATCCACCGCCTGGACCCTGGCAATCCCCAGCGGCTGTACTGGACGCTCCATGTGGCGGTGCCGTGCGAGGGATTGCCGGCCCGGCTCTCGGGCGACCAGAACCTGGGGAGCGATCCGGCGGCTTTCTTCCAGAGCGTGGCCAATACCGCGCGCGAGCTGCGCTCGGGCGAGCACTTCGCCTGGTTCCTGGGACTCGGCAAGCTGCTCTACCAGCGCGCGCCCACCGTCTTCCGGGAGACGTACAAGGCGCTGCGCCAGCAGTACGGGGTGGGCTTCCCCATCCAGTTCATCACCGATGATCCGCACGTGCCCTGGGAGTTGATGGCGCCCGCGGACGTGCCGGGCGCGGAGCTGTTGTGCATGGAGCACCCGGTGGCGCGTTGGCTGCTCGATTACCAGACGTCGCTCACGTCGCGCCTGACGCGGGGGGACATCCTCACCATCGCGCCGGACTACCAGTTCCATCCGCACCTGGCGCCCCTGCCCCAGGCGCAGGAGGAGTCGCGGCAGTTGTCCAGGCGCTTTCGCGCGGTGAAGGTCGCGGGCCGCCGCCAGCCCCTCATGAGCCTGCTGGGCGGGAGCTATCCGAACCGGGTGGGGCTGCTGCACTTCGCCGGGCATGGCAAGTACAGCGTGAACAACGAGGTGTCTCCCTCGTGCGTCTACCTGGAGGATGGGGATTTGAAGACGCTCGAGGTGCGCAGCTCGTTCACCATGCTGGGCATGAAGTCCCGGCCGCTCGTCATCTTCAATGCCTGTGAGGTGGGCACGGCCACGGACATGCTCGGTGGCATCGGCGGATGGGCGGAGACCTTCGTGAGCGAGAAGTTCGCGGGCTTCATCGCGCCCCTGTGGCCGGTGCAGGACGCGCATGCGCGCACCGCGGTGGAGCAGTTGGTGACGGACTTGTGGGAGAATCACACGCCCGTGGGCGAGGCCTTGCGGCGCTTGCGCCAACGCGAGGCGAAGACGTCGCCCACGTATTTGTCCTACGTGTACGTGGGCGATGTGATGGCGCGCTTCGCCCAGGCGACGGCGTGA
- a CDS encoding cytochrome P450 family protein: MAMNPMDEKRTEESGTSPVGVCPMKASREVPHAGSVRLDREDPAFLAVAHEAYERMRKQGPVVRASFGRGFSDDLLPDGDKPRTAKGEPGSERYFVTRYDEAVEALLDDRLSSDFRSTMTPEQRAQLPFMPEELKPIAYSLLMLDPPDHTRLRKLVQPNFTARAMETLRPRIQRIIDRLLDQAESEAAARGESAPERRMDLLPAFAYPMPIAVISDMLGIPEEDRAQVHTWAENLLSAEGPSIGDEQRRGVLREFIRYLEGLFERKRRAPGEDMISQMAHFQEDGDKLSPQEMMSMVFILFFAGHVTTVNLIGSGVVALLTHPEQLERLLADPSLVKGAVEETLRYWGPVDYMGTPRIVLKDMELAGCPIAQGEKLTVGLASANRDPERFPNPDVFDITRPEAHRNIAFGKGIHVCIGAPLARMEAQLAFETLFRRYPKMRLAVPAGELRLAATSLRGFDRVPIFF, translated from the coding sequence ATGGCGATGAATCCGATGGACGAGAAGCGGACGGAGGAGAGCGGAACGAGCCCGGTGGGCGTGTGCCCCATGAAGGCGTCGAGGGAGGTGCCTCACGCGGGCTCCGTGCGCCTCGACCGTGAGGACCCCGCGTTCCTGGCCGTTGCCCACGAGGCCTATGAGCGCATGCGCAAGCAGGGGCCCGTCGTGCGCGCCTCGTTTGGCCGAGGCTTCTCGGACGATCTCCTTCCCGACGGGGACAAGCCGCGCACGGCCAAGGGAGAGCCCGGCAGCGAGCGGTACTTCGTCACCCGCTACGACGAAGCCGTGGAGGCGCTGCTCGATGATCGCCTCTCCTCCGACTTCCGCTCCACGATGACCCCGGAGCAACGCGCGCAGCTGCCTTTCATGCCAGAGGAGCTGAAGCCCATCGCCTACAGCCTCTTGATGCTCGATCCACCGGATCACACGCGGCTGCGCAAGCTCGTCCAGCCCAACTTCACCGCGCGCGCCATGGAAACACTTCGGCCGCGCATCCAGCGCATCATCGATCGCCTGCTCGATCAGGCCGAGAGCGAGGCCGCCGCACGGGGAGAATCCGCGCCGGAGCGCCGGATGGATCTGCTCCCGGCGTTCGCCTACCCCATGCCCATCGCGGTCATCAGCGACATGCTCGGCATTCCCGAGGAGGATCGCGCTCAGGTCCACACCTGGGCGGAAAACCTCCTGTCCGCCGAGGGGCCATCCATTGGAGACGAGCAGCGGCGGGGCGTGCTGCGCGAGTTCATTCGCTACCTGGAGGGTTTGTTCGAGCGCAAACGGCGCGCTCCCGGCGAGGACATGATCAGCCAGATGGCTCACTTCCAGGAGGACGGCGACAAGCTCAGCCCCCAGGAGATGATGTCCATGGTGTTCATCCTCTTCTTCGCCGGGCACGTGACCACGGTGAACCTGATCGGCAGCGGCGTGGTGGCCCTGCTCACCCACCCAGAACAGCTCGAGCGCCTGCTCGCCGATCCCTCCCTGGTCAAGGGCGCGGTCGAGGAGACGCTGCGCTACTGGGGGCCGGTCGACTACATGGGAACGCCGCGCATCGTGTTGAAAGACATGGAGCTGGCGGGTTGTCCCATCGCCCAGGGAGAGAAGCTGACCGTCGGACTCGCCTCGGCGAACCGGGATCCCGAGCGGTTCCCCAACCCCGATGTGTTCGACATCACCCGTCCAGAGGCCCACCGCAACATCGCCTTCGGCAAGGGCATCCATGTCTGCATCGGCGCTCCCCTGGCACGCATGGAAGCGCAGCTCGCCTTCGAGACCCTGTTCCGGCGCTACCCGAAGATGAGGCTCGCGGTACCGGCCGGGGAGCTGCGCCTGGCCGCCACGAGCCTGCGCGGCTTCGACCGGGTTCCCATCTTCTTCTGA
- a CDS encoding lipase — protein sequence MAQKDLLPTSPPPPAPASTPSAPSAVARMLQSLRALPEAGHDTPGSTGLAGWFKAETAPPTDITPRFREVYARVRDNEAVLPDEARRHQYLLVKGMLGDELPGYLEDNQRRLEQRGLETREVAVDTEGRLLDNVAVVREALLDAQHFRRSVVLVGHSKGGVEALSALALHPELRGVVRAVVTLQAPYGGSVIAHDLVSTPALRRLVDLAFPSLFQGDPDSVEDLSYTRRQEFVRQHPYPLDIPTVSLATSRLSRRSLLRPLCAYVQERYGWGCDGLVAALDAEIPGSRVVRLEDMDHAEAALTGLPGFANYFPSDLTETMVALALDPRR from the coding sequence ATGGCCCAGAAGGATCTCCTCCCCACCTCCCCGCCCCCTCCGGCTCCGGCGTCCACCCCCTCGGCCCCGAGCGCGGTGGCGCGGATGCTCCAGTCCCTGCGCGCCCTGCCCGAGGCCGGACACGACACGCCGGGGAGCACGGGGCTCGCGGGGTGGTTCAAGGCCGAGACGGCTCCGCCCACGGACATCACCCCGCGCTTCCGCGAGGTGTACGCGCGCGTGCGCGACAACGAGGCGGTGCTGCCGGACGAGGCCCGGCGCCACCAGTACCTGCTGGTGAAGGGCATGTTGGGCGATGAGCTGCCCGGCTACCTGGAGGACAACCAGCGCCGCCTGGAGCAGCGGGGACTGGAGACGCGCGAGGTGGCGGTGGACACCGAGGGGCGGCTCCTGGACAACGTGGCGGTGGTGCGCGAGGCCCTGCTGGACGCCCAGCACTTCCGCCGCTCGGTGGTGCTGGTGGGACACAGCAAGGGGGGCGTGGAGGCCCTGAGCGCGCTCGCGCTCCACCCGGAGCTGCGCGGCGTCGTGCGCGCGGTGGTGACGCTCCAGGCGCCCTATGGCGGCTCGGTCATCGCCCATGACCTGGTGTCCACGCCCGCGCTCCGGCGGTTGGTGGACCTGGCCTTCCCCTCCCTCTTCCAGGGCGACCCGGACTCGGTGGAGGACCTGTCGTACACGCGGCGCCAGGAGTTCGTGCGCCAGCACCCCTACCCCCTGGACATCCCCACGGTATCGCTGGCCACGTCGCGGCTGTCACGGCGCTCGCTGCTCCGGCCCCTGTGCGCCTATGTCCAGGAGCGCTACGGCTGGGGCTGTGACGGACTCGTGGCCGCGCTCGACGCGGAGATCCCCGGCTCGCGCGTGGTGCGGCTCGAGGACATGGATCACGCCGAGGCCGCCCTCACCGGCCTGCCGGGCTTCGCCAACTACTTCCCGAGCGACCTCACCGAGACGATGGTCGCCCTCGCGCTCGACCCCCGGCGCTGA
- the speD gene encoding adenosylmethionine decarboxylase, translated as MDVSGCAAERLKDARVLAALFEELVVVLDLRVIGQPQWHVFPEPGGVTGLALLAESHLAVHTFPEHGFAALNVYCCRVRARPDFESLLARHLGAASCRVRELPRGVEA; from the coding sequence GTGGATGTGAGCGGGTGCGCGGCGGAGCGTCTCAAGGACGCGCGCGTGCTGGCGGCCTTGTTCGAGGAACTCGTCGTGGTGCTGGACCTGAGGGTCATTGGCCAGCCGCAGTGGCATGTCTTCCCGGAGCCGGGAGGGGTCACGGGGCTCGCGCTGCTGGCGGAGAGCCATCTGGCCGTCCATACCTTTCCCGAGCACGGTTTCGCCGCGCTCAATGTCTATTGTTGCCGGGTGCGTGCGCGTCCGGATTTCGAGTCGCTGCTGGCGCGGCACCTGGGCGCGGCCTCCTGCCGTGTGCGGGAGTTGCCGCGGGGGGTGGAGGCGTGA